The Candidatus Celerinatantimonas neptuna DNA segment TATTGCAAAGCATCTTGCAAAAGAAGCATCTATTGAAAAAATATACCTATTGAACAATCCTATAATAGAAAAATATTTCTATTATATTCTAAAAGGTGGAATGATGACTTTAGACAGCAAAGACCGACTTATACTAACCTTGCTCCAAAGGGATGTCACACTCCCACTTCAAACCATCGCCGAACGTGTTGGCTTATCACAAACGCCTTGTTGGAGACGTATTCAAAAATTAGAACAACAAGGTTTTATACGAAAAAAAGTTGCATTGTTAGACCGAGAAAAACTGAATCTGGGCGTGACTGTTTTTGTTGCCGTAAAAACGGGTTCACACAGTCGAAACTGGTTATCCCAATTTAAAAAAGTAGTCGCAGATATACCCGAGATTATAGAAGCACATCGTATGAGTGGCGACATTGACTATCTTCTACAAGTTGTTGTCACTGATATAAATAGTTATGATCGCATTTATAATCAATTGATAGAAAAACTAGAGTTCTCTGATATCAGCTCAGCCTTTGCCATGGAGACACTTAAAACAACAACCGAATTACCGACTGATTATTTATCTTAAATGGACTTATAGATAAAGACGACTTTTCAACAAACTCTCACGCCCGATTTTGGCGTTAAATTCATTTACCATCGAATAGCTATGGCAGAACAAATTTGTCTTAAACCCAAGTTAAGATTAAATAGTAAAACCAGCGAATATTGAGGGCATTTATTAAGTATTTCTCCATAGCAAACACATGGTTTTTACTGCCTCATTAGCATGTTATAGTACGCCGGAAATCACTTAAAAATTGCCATGAAAAAGACTTTACCGCCACAACAATTCCACTCAAAGCTCGTTCAATGGGCAACAAAATATGGACGCCATGATCTGCCATGGCAATTAAACCCAACGCCTTATTCTGTTCATATTTCTGAGATTATGCTTCAGCAGACACAGGTATTGACAGTCATTCCTTACTATCAACGTTGGATGGAAAGTTTTCCTAATCTAGAAGCTCTAGCTCAGGCAAATGAAGATGAAGTGATGCTGCATTGGCAGGGCTTAGGTTATTACTCCCGGGCCAGAAATCTGCAAAAAGCAGCGCAATACTTAATCAAGGAGTTTTCAGGGCATTATCCAAAGACACTCAAACAAATCGAACAAATCCCAGGAATCGGTCGCTATACAGCCGGAGCCATTGTCTCATTTGCCTATAACGAACCGGGCCCAATAGTCGACGGTAATGTCAGACGATTATTCTGTCGATATTTTGCCATCGAAGGCGTACCAACAACAACGGCTGTCAACCGGCAACTATGGGACTACGCGCAGCAATATACGTTAGCAAATGATTGCCGGGCTTATGCACAATCACTATTGGATATGGGAGCAACGCTCTGCACGGCTAAAAATCCGAATTGCCCACATTGCCCTCTTATCGCCACCTGCCAGGCACATCAGACGGGCCGGACAGCGAAATTACCAACCCCAAAACCCAAAAAACATCAGCCAGTCAAAGCGGCTTGTTTTTATTGGATACAACAGCAAAACAAACTCTATCTTCAAAAACGTCCATCACCAGGGATCTGGGGAGGACTTTGGTGTTTACCTCAGGCAAATGACCATGAAATAGCTGAACCAAGGCCAGCCTTAGGCTACTTTAAACATACCTTCAGCCATTATAAATTAGATGCTCAAGTCGTTCCTTCTGATAAATCAGACCACCATAGCGGAGCATTCTTCAATCGAGAACAAATCGAAACGCTTGGTTTACCCACACCCATTCGCATATTTATCGAACGCCACTGGCCACAATCACGCGATAGTCTCAATTCTGAATAAGAAAATGATCAAAGCAGCACCAAGCAAATCTTGAATTTCATCTTATATTCCATATACAAAATTGTTCCTGACTTAGCAGGGACAAGAAGCCAATCCATATGATAGAGCCGATTAACCAGCACTAAAGTCTATAAAAACGACCTCTAATGCTGAGTCTTCGCGACCAAATCAAGTTGCACTTTTTGAGGATCAACAATAGCCCGACTATTTGCCACTCCTTTAGGGGAAAACCAGAACAACCGATCCTGCTGGCGGCGATATTGAGGCCATTCAGGTAATCCAGCCCCATTGGGATTACCCGTTTTAGCAAAATTAACCCAATACTGGTGCATTAATTTCGCCATCTTTTGATCTGATGTCGTCACGACCTTCGGATATGCCGCATTTAATGTGTTAAACACATAAGGAATTTCCGACGCATGTATCGCCCCCGACCATTTCCTTTGTTTCTCAGTGGCAATATAGCCGAATCGATACTCCCAGACAGGTGTGTGATGAGCAGATAGAGCTTTTGCCACAAAACGAGCCGGCTCAATCATCAGTTTTTGCATGGCTATTCGATCATTTAACACATTCACTGACATATCTTTAGGATAAACCTGATTCGCAATATTCGGATCCATTCCATATTGGCGAAATACTGCATCTCTTGTCTTCGGATGGCCTTCTACTCCACCGAAGTCCATCGAATTAGCACCGATTAAGACAGGAATATGCATATAATCACCCGAACGATAGGCCTGCTGTGGAGGCTCGCTTACAATGCGACCATCAATCATGGGGCCTGCATAGTTTTTATCTAACGACTTAAAGTTTGAAAGATTCACACCGCCAAGAATCTCTTTTGCCGATAACGCTCGCAACTTAGTCAGTGCTTGCTTACCGTTGCCTGTTATTCCGTATTCTCTGGCAAAATCAACCCCAGTGTCAGAAGCCGGTTTCCAGGTAAGATGGGGCGTTATGTTATATCGTCCATTTCCCGATTCAATAATAGCCTTATTAAATAAATTACGGCTGTAATGGCTGGTCAAAAGCATATTGCCCGAATAACCACCAGCCGATTCACCGAACAATGTCACATTGTTCGGATCCCCGCCAAATGACATAATATTATCCTGAACCCATCGCAATACCTTAATCTGGTCCATAAAACCATAATTACCCCGAAACAGATTGTCATTTAATGACGGATGGGCAAAAAAGCCAAACCGCCCTAATCGATAGTTAAAACTAACCAAAATCACGCCACTTCTGGCAAAACCAGCCCCAGAGTATATAGCCGGAGAGCTTCCCCCATTGACAAACCCTCCGCCATGGACCCAAACCATCACAGGTAATGGAGCAGAAAAATGATGAGGTCGCCAAACATTAACGGTCAGGCAATCTTCACTAAATGCCTTAACAGGTGGGGCCATATCACCTTTATATGGCTTTTGCATACACCCTGGTCCAAAAGAAGTCGCCAATCGGATCCCCTTCCAAGGAACAACGGAAAGAGGGCGTTGCCAACGTAATTGGCCAATAGGCGCTCTGGCATATGGGATACCTAAAAACGAATCGACATGATGTTTATACTCTCCTTCGATACGACCAGATTTCAATTGCACAATGGGTCCGCGCTGTTGAGCCAAAACACCACAACTCACCAGTGAAAAACACAATGTGATAAATAGAACCCGCATTAATGTCCCTCCCAATACCACTGAGAATAATAAGCTTCTCCTAAAAATTCCTTATCATTCTGATTAACTTAACGTTGACCCTTAACGGATGACGGCCACAACGAAGGATTATGAAACGTTTTATCCAACAGAGAACTAAACCAACGACCATTTAAGACCTGATTAATGAGCTGGTATTTCACCGATTCAGAAAGATGATGATCCTGTTTTATAGCATTCATCACATCATGTTGATCATATGTTTTGGACGACATATAAATCAATGCCCGATGTAAATTAGCATTTAACATTAACAGTGCTTTGCCCTGCCGATTATGTTGCGGTGTCCAACGTAACCACTGAGGGAGCCCTTTTCCGTTTGGATTTCCACTCCGAATAAAATGAAATAAGTAACGCCGAAACGTGTAAGACAAGTCAATTGCCCCTGGTTTTTGAAAGGCATTACCGATAAACCGTTGATATCGCATTTTATCCAGTAATGGCATAAAGACCCCATGAAACGATCCCAACAAGGCCATTTTATGGCCACTCACATAGGGATCTGTTCCAAACTGCACTTCAGTTCCATAAATAGGCGCTAAATAATGGGAATACATTCTTTGAGCAGACAACTGCACATTGAACAAACTATACAATTGCCCTCCGTAATGAAATACAAATTGATATTGTTGTAATAATGCGGGGGTTTTAGCCAGAGAGCCATCATGAAACGCTTTTGAAAAATAATGACTCGTTAATGCAAATATAGAAAATTCATTCTCACCAGAAAGCATCATCACTGGAACAGAGTTAAACCGGGTTGTATTAAACCCAACTTTAGGTAATACATAACCATCGCGATAAAGATGAGGAAAAGCACTCATACGAATCCCAGCATTGCGCATCAACCCAGCCAAATGCTTCGCATCCATTTGCTGAAGATAATGGCGAATCGAATGACCACCCTGTCGAAGCCATGCTTTAGCCTCTGCCAAATTCGCTTTGATATGCTCCTTCACAACCAGAGGGGCAAAAGCATTTAAAAACACTTGTTGACTTTGGCTCATCCCAGCAGTTGTCATACCACCACTAAAGACAATTGCATGCTGAAATTTCCCTTTAAAAA contains these protein-coding regions:
- the decR_1 gene encoding DNA-binding transcriptional activator DecR, with product MTLDSKDRLILTLLQRDVTLPLQTIAERVGLSQTPCWRRIQKLEQQGFIRKKVALLDREKLNLGVTVFVAVKTGSHSRNWLSQFKKVVADIPEIIEAHRMSGDIDYLLQVVVTDINSYDRIYNQLIEKLEFSDISSAFAMETLKTTTELPTDYLS
- the mutY gene encoding Adenine DNA glycosylase; amino-acid sequence: MKKTLPPQQFHSKLVQWATKYGRHDLPWQLNPTPYSVHISEIMLQQTQVLTVIPYYQRWMESFPNLEALAQANEDEVMLHWQGLGYYSRARNLQKAAQYLIKEFSGHYPKTLKQIEQIPGIGRYTAGAIVSFAYNEPGPIVDGNVRRLFCRYFAIEGVPTTTAVNRQLWDYAQQYTLANDCRAYAQSLLDMGATLCTAKNPNCPHCPLIATCQAHQTGRTAKLPTPKPKKHQPVKAACFYWIQQQNKLYLQKRPSPGIWGGLWCLPQANDHEIAEPRPALGYFKHTFSHYKLDAQVVPSDKSDHHSGAFFNREQIETLGLPTPIRIFIERHWPQSRDSLNSE
- the pnbA gene encoding Para-nitrobenzyl esterase → MRVLFITLCFSLVSCGVLAQQRGPIVQLKSGRIEGEYKHHVDSFLGIPYARAPIGQLRWQRPLSVVPWKGIRLATSFGPGCMQKPYKGDMAPPVKAFSEDCLTVNVWRPHHFSAPLPVMVWVHGGGFVNGGSSPAIYSGAGFARSGVILVSFNYRLGRFGFFAHPSLNDNLFRGNYGFMDQIKVLRWVQDNIMSFGGDPNNVTLFGESAGGYSGNMLLTSHYSRNLFNKAIIESGNGRYNITPHLTWKPASDTGVDFAREYGITGNGKQALTKLRALSAKEILGGVNLSNFKSLDKNYAGPMIDGRIVSEPPQQAYRSGDYMHIPVLIGANSMDFGGVEGHPKTRDAVFRQYGMDPNIANQVYPKDMSVNVLNDRIAMQKLMIEPARFVAKALSAHHTPVWEYRFGYIATEKQRKWSGAIHASEIPYVFNTLNAAYPKVVTTSDQKMAKLMHQYWVNFAKTGNPNGAGLPEWPQYRRQQDRLFWFSPKGVANSRAIVDPQKVQLDLVAKTQH